From a single Phragmites australis chromosome 7, lpPhrAust1.1, whole genome shotgun sequence genomic region:
- the LOC133925384 gene encoding uncharacterized mitochondrial protein AtMg00810-like: MQNINDSVEARELDFISLYMLVAEEPTTVDQALKQRLYRRSDGDTLLLVGVYVDDLIIIGSSVGAIDYFKLQMKRVFNMCDLCLLAYYLGMEVKQEARGISLCQSSYAGKHFELVVLADCNSCMTLMESKVTLTKKEDAAAVDATKYWSIVGSLRYLVNTRVAIAFAVGLVSRFMEPPTVLHMAAVKHMLRYVRGTLGFVCCYRHLEETEVKLVGYSDNDFASDADDRRSTSGEVFFLGRSLITWASQKQKITALSSCEAEYISVAIAACQGIWLSRLISDLTGAEPMKFWLLVDNKSAIELCRNPIHHDRSKHIDTHFYFIRECANEDKVDIEHVRIEDQVADILTKSLRCVKFAELRQKMGVVEVKMA, encoded by the exons ATGCAAAACATCAACGACTCCGTGGAGGCTCGTGAGCTTGACTTCATCAGCCTCTACATGCTTGTGGCCGAAGAGCCAACGACTGTGGATCAAGCCCTCAAGCAACGCT TATATCGAAGATCAGATGGTGACACCCTCCTACTCGTAGGAGTGTATGTCGacgacctcatcatcatcgggTCCTCGGTCGGCGCCATCGACTATTTCAAGCTGCAGATGAAAAGAGTCTTCAACATGTGTGATCTTTGTTTGCTGGCATACTACCTCGGGATGGAGGTGAAACAAGAAGCCAGAGGAATTTCTCTTTGTCAGAGCAGCTATGCAGGCAAACATTTTGAATTGGTTGTCCTGGCTGATTGCAATTCATGCATGACACTGATGGAGAGCAAGGTGACGCTGACAAAGAAGGAGGACGCTGCTGCAGTGGATGCCACCAAGTACTGGAGTATTGTTGGGAGCTTGCGCTACCTGGTGAATACCAGGGTTGCCATAGCCTTTGCAGTAGGCTTGGTCAGTCGGTTCATGGAGCCTCCAACAGTACTTCACATGGCAGCTGTGAAGCATATGCTCAGGTATGTGAGGGGGACATTGGGTTTTGTCTGTTGTTATAGGCATCTTGAGGAAACAGAGGTGAAATTAGTAGGATACTCTGACAATGATTTTGCCAGTGATGCTGATGACCGAAGAAGCACTTCAGGGGAAGTATTTTTCCTTGGAAGAAGTTTGATTACTTGGGCTTCACAAAAACAGAAGATTACTGCTCTCTCCTCGTGTGAAGCTGAATACATCTCGGTAGCCATAGCAGCGTGTCAAGGGATTTGGCTCAGCAGACTGATCAGTGACCTAACTGGAGCTGAACCAATGAAGTTTTGGTTGCTTGTTGACAACAAATCAGCAATTGAGCTCTGCAGGAACCCAATACATCATGACCGGAGCAAGCATATTGACactcatttttattttattcgaGAATGTGCCAATGAAGACAAGGTTGACATCGAGCATGTTCGCATCGAAGATCAAGTTGCAGACATCCTGACAAAATCACTCAGATGTGTGAAGTTTGCTGAACTACGACAGAAGATGGGCGTGGTCGAAGTAAAGATGGCATGA